In Spea bombifrons isolate aSpeBom1 chromosome 12, aSpeBom1.2.pri, whole genome shotgun sequence, the following proteins share a genomic window:
- the LOC128470623 gene encoding protein kinase C delta type-like, with translation MATGLYPFYFDDNDDNTLINSVLYQTPEYPERLSITTKDILQLLLNKFPTFRVQMVANIRSYAFFNSINWEELEAGRVAPPFTLERPSLEHLNRIAEQSPSMPSTDPQEPPLSSKEQEMFRDFTFVSPIALTALPAPAAR, from the exons ATGGCCACGGGAttatatcccttttattttgaTGATAATGATGATAACACCTTGATCAACTCAGTGCTCTACCAAACACCAGAGTACCCTGAGAGGCTTAGCATTACCACCAAAGACATCTTACAATTG CTACTGAACAAATTCCCCACTTTTCGGGTGCAAATGGTGGCAAACATCAGATCATACGCCTTCTTTAACAGTATCAACTGGGAAGAGCTTGAGGCTGGGAGAGTAGCCCCACCATTTACCCTGGAAAGA CCATCTCTGGAGCATTTGAACAGGATTGCGGAGCAGAGCCCATCGATGCCATCAACGGACCCCCAAGAGCCGCCTCTGTCTTCAAAAGAACAAGAGATGTTCCGTGACTTTACCTTTGTGAGCCCCATAGCGCTCACCGCTCTGCCCGCACCTGCTGCCCGCTGA